The nucleotide window ACGTCATGTTTCACAGCAGAGTGGAAGAGGAGGGCGCTCAGATGTTCCGCAAGAGCCACGTGTCGACCGTTTTGGTCGTGGTGGCGGCGATGCTGTTTGTGTGCGGAGTCCAGGCTCAAACCACCACCGGCCGCATCGTCGGCGCGGTGACAGACGTCAGTGGTCAATCCCTGCCCGGGGTCACAATCACCATCAGTTCGCCGGCGCTGATTGGCGGTGCGCAAACCAGAATCACCGATCAAGATGGCGGATTCCAGTTCGTCAGCCTTCATCCCGGTGCATACGACGTCAAGGCGGAGCTAGCGGGCTTCGTCGGCCAGGAGCGGCAGGAGGTCAAGGTACCGCTCGGCGGCGCGGCGTCGCTCGACATCGTGATGCCGGAGGGCCGGTTCGAGGGGTCGATCGAGGTTCGGGCCGAGACGCCGGTGGTCGACCCGACGCAGGTCAATACGGAACAGATCTTCGACCAATCGTTCATGCAGAACGCGGCGGTCGGATCGGACAACCGGGATTACCTGCTGATCGTCAACCAGGCGGCGGGCGTCACAGGAGGTGACAACCCGAACGTCTTCGGGTCGACGCTGGCCGAAAACGTTTACTACATCGATGGTCTGGACACGACCGACCCGGTGGCTTCCACCTGGGGGACGTTGTACAACTTCGACGCGATCGCCGAGGTCGAGATCCAGACCTCGGGTTTCGAAGCCGAGTACGGGCGCGCCACCGGCGGACTCGTCAATCTGGTGACCAAGTCCGGCGGCAATGACTTCTCCGGGACTCTCGACATTCGTTACAGCGACAGCGGGTTCCAGGAGAGCGGCGATCACTACGACGCCTCGAGCCTGGACTCCTCGTACCAGGATATCGCGGCGACCCTGGGCGGACCGATCTCTCGAGACAAGCTGTGGTTCTTCGTTGCCTACGAGTTCATCAACTCCGAGCAGACGCCGGTCGACTCCCCGGCAACACGGGATTTCGAAGGCCAGACCTACAACGCCAAGCTCACCTGGCAGGCCGCGTCGAACTGGCGGCTGGTGGCCAGGGCCTCGGGCGATCCGGCCGAAATCGCAAACGACAATGCCTCCCAGTTCGTGACACCGGAGGCGATGGCACGCCAGAAACAGGGCGCAGACGTGTACGCGATCGAGCTCAACGCGGTACTCGCCGACAACCTCATCTGGAACACGGTCGCTGGCGCCTACCGTTCGATGCTCGACGTGGTCCCGATGTCGGGAGACCTGCAGACGCCGTCCCATTTCGACTACGCGACCTTTCTCACGACCGCCAACTACCCCAATCAGCAGTACACCAAAAGGAACAGGGATGATCTCGCGACGGATCTCACGTGGTTCTTGGGCGACCTCGCCGGCTCGCACGAGCTCAAGGTGGGCTTCCAGTACTCCGGCACCGATTTCCCGGGTGCAAGCTGTTACACCGGCACCGACGGCGGAGCGTGTTCGCCGGGGACGACCGGTCACTCGTACGAGGACTTCGCGGCGATGCCCTACTTCATGTGGGAGGGCGTCACCGCCGGGGTTCAGGACTATGAGGGCAAGCTCTACACGGCCTACCTCCAGGATTCGTGGAGGGTCCTCTCGAACCTGACCCTGAAGCTCGGTGTGCGCCACGATCAGGTGAGTTACGACAACAACGCGAGCCGCGAGATCGCGGACATGAGTAAGACGCAGCCGCGGTTGGGCGTGGCCTGGGACATCACCAACGACGCCAAAAACGTAATCCGCGGGAACTGGGGGCGCTTCATGCACCCCGCCTCGCTGACGTTGCCGTACGTCTTGCGCGCGGGGAACGAACCGGCCTACCTGTGGTCCTCCTGCATGAGCCTCGGTGGGTTTTATTTGGGAATCACCGATCCGGCGGAGTGTGAGACCATGGCAGGTCTCTTCGGTCTCCAGTATCGACCCAACGATCCGGATGGACTGGATCCGTTCGGTTGGTTCCTCCTGCCTTGGGACGTTTACGGCCTCGAAGAAACGCTGGTCCAGGCGGATCTCAGGCCGACCTACGCGGACACGCTGAGCCTCTCCTACGAACGTGAGGTGGGACGGCGCGCATCGGTCGAGCTGACCTATGTGGACAAGAAGACCCGTGACATCTTCGAAGATACCTGCGCCGGGAATTACCCGGAACCGAGTGCCAACGCGCCGTGCGTGGAGTATCTGCTGGCGAATCTGCCGGATCTCGCTCGGGACTACGAGGGCTACATCGTGCGTTTCGAAACCCGTTCATTCTCCTGGTTGACCCTCCTGGCCTCGTACACCTACTCGAAGTCCAGGGGCAATCTGGAATGGAGCCAGGGCGCCAACGCGGATTTCGACATCTATCCGTGGCACTGGGAAAACCGCTACGGTTACCTCAGCGACCACCGTGCCCATCGCGTCAAGCTCAATGGGTTCTTCTACATCAAGGGTGACTGGACGATCGCGTTCGATGGGTTCTGGTCGTCCGCCTTCACGTGGGAACCGCAGGCGACGCCGTTCGACAACCCCGAGATTTCGTACGATGTCTACTTCCTCGAGCCCCGTGGCAGTCGAGAGGCGTTCGACGCCTACAGCCTCAACCTCCAGCTGAGCAAGGGATTCAACTTTGGAAACAGCCTGCGATTGGTGCTGATCGGCACGGTGTACAACACCTTCAGCACAGAGTACGGCACTGATGTCTGCAGCCTGAGCATGGGCTGCGGAGGATTCGAAATGGGCGACGCGACGGATTGGAGCCTGCCGCGAAGCTACGAACTCGGATTCCGTCTCGAATTCTGATGTGAGCCAACCTCCTTTCTCTCGCCCGCCCTTCGGGGCGGGTCTTTTTGTGCGGTCGGTTCAGCTCCAGGGGACTTTTCCGGCGGGTCGGATCACGCAGACCTATAATGACGCTGATGGCGAAGAACACTTGGCCGGACGTGCCCGCCACCATGCCCACTCGAGGCTGGGGCTGGGGCAAGGTAATGGGTCGAACGATGTTAAGTCGTGCCGGCTGGGGTTTCGAAGGTGAAATCCCTTCAATTTCGAAGGGAGTGATCATTGTCGCTCCGCACACATCAAACTGGGATTTCGTGGTTGGTGCCGCCGGGATGCTTGCCCTCGATCTGGATATCCGCTTCCTCGGGAAGCACACCCTCTTCCAGGGCCCGCTCGCTCCGTTGATGCGGGGACTCGGCGGTATTCCGGTCGATCGGTCACAGGTCGGTGGCGGAGTGGTGGAGGACATGGCAGCTCTCTTCGAGCAGGAGGAGCAGCTGCTTCTTGCGCTCGCGCCCGAGGGGACCAGAAGCTCGGTCGAAAGGTGGAAGACCGGATTTCATCGCATCGCTCTGGCCGCGTCGGTGCCGGTGGTGGCCGTTGCTCTCGATTATGTCAACAAGAAGATCCGATTCGGTCCGTGTATGAAGGTAACGGATGACCTCGAGCACGACCTGGAGGTCTTTCAACACTTTTTTTCTGACGCTGGCGGGAAACGGGGAAACCCGGAGGGCCCTTCTGCGTAGTACTCGAGACTACGCCCCAACGCGGAGGGCCTGTGAACAGCAAGGTCGAAGAGATCCTGGTCGCAGCGACGGTAGGCCTTGCAATCTCGGCACCGCTGGCCACACAGGAGACTCAACCGGAAAAAGCCTGCACGGACCCCAAGTACTCGCAGTTCGATTTCTGGAGCGGCATCTATACTCGCGACAGGAAATAGATCCGTCTGGAGGCCCCGTGCGGATAGCCCTCGTCCAGCAGCACGCCACCGACGACCGAGAGGACAACGTTCGGCGGGGCCTCGAGGCTCTGCAGCGGGCGGCGGATGGCGGGGCCGATCTGGTCTGCTTCGCCGAGCTCGCCTTCGAGCCGTTCTACCCGCAGCGGCCGGCCACGGGGAATCCGAAGGTGCTGGCCCAGGAGATTCCGGGCCCCGTGACCGAGGCCTTCGCCGGGGCCGCGGGCCAGCGAGGCGTCGTCGTCGTGCTCAACGTGTACGAACGTGACGGCGACCGGTGCTACGATTCATCTCCTGTCATCGACGCAGATGGTGCCTTGCTCGGCCGTGCGCGAATGGTCCATATCACCGACTATCCGTGTTTTCACGAGAAGGGCTACTACGCGCCGGGCGACACGGGAGCGCCCGTCTTCGAGACGAAGGTCGGGAGAATTGGCGTTTCGATCTGTTACGACCGTCACTATCCCGAGTACATGCGTGCCCTCGCGCTGGCCGGAGCCCATCTGGTTGTGGTGCCGCAGGCCGGCGCGGTAGACGAGTGGCCGGACGGGCTGTACGAGGCGGAACTCAGGGTGGCCGCTTTCCAGAACGGCTACTTCACAGCGCTCTGCAATAGGGTCGGCGTCGAGGACTGCCTGGAGTTCGCCGGTGAGTCTTTCGTGTGCGCGCCCGACGGAACGGTGCTGGCGCGCGCCCCCCGGGGCGAAGACCACATTCTGTTCGCCGATATCGACCCGGCAGAGGTGCTCGATAGTCACGCCCGGAAGCTCTTCCTGCGCGATCGGCGGCCCGAGCTTTATGCCGACTGGCTGGGCTAGTTCGGTGAGAGCCGGCCCGTTGGACGGTACGGCAGCACCTCGCCAAGGCTGAGGCGTGCGGGCAGTGTGAAGACGCTCCCTGCATCGTTGGTGACGATGCAGTCGAAGTCTCCGACCAGCGACTGGTCGACGTGGCGGATCCGAAGCCATTTGGTGCGGCTTCCGGTAATCCCCTCCCCATCCTCGAGCTCGACACTGTTGCGCCGCCACCGATAGCGAACTGGACTCTCACTGTGGGTTTCAATCGCGAAGTGGGTTCTTGAGCCTTCGCGAACCGTCACCGACCGGGGCTGGAGGGTGACGGCGGGTTCGGGGAGATCTGTTTGAACGATGCGGAGCCGCAGGGGATCGCCGAACCGGTGACCGTTGCCGAGGATCATCCTTCCTTCGAGGGTGACCTCGCGGGTCGGTTCCCCGGAGAGATCCGGTGCGGCCTGCACTTCGATCCAGAACTCGTGTGTCTCGCCCGGCGGCACCTCGACGTCGGGTCCGATGAGTTCGGTCGCTATCGCCCAGGCATAGGTTTCGGTCTGGAGATCGAAGATGTGACCCGATGCAGCGGTCCAGGTCGTCGTTCCGGTGTTGCGTACCGTGACCGACACCTCGAGCATCGAATCCGAACCGATGAAGGCCGGGATGGCGTGGGCGACGATCTCGGCATCATCGATCTCGGCTTCCGAAATGAAGTGCTGATACGCGAAAAAGGCGGGCTTACGCCGGAGAACGGCTCCGTCCTCGATGATGCCGAAGCTCGTGGGGGCCGGCTGCGGGCCGTCGAACATGTGGTAGAAGAAGATCCGATCCATCCAGCCGGCCTCGGGGTGCGGTCCGAACCAGTCAGCGAGTAGGTTTTCATAGAACGTTGCCTGCCGGTTCTCGCTGTACTCTTCGGTCTCGATCCCGGTTTCGGTCAGCCAGAAAGGACGTCCCCACCAGCCGGTGTCTCTGAGGAGGTCCCGCACGGAGGGCGAGCTCAATGGCAGGTCGGGTTTCTGGTCGAGATCGTAGGTGATTTCGCTCGCCCTGCCGTAGGAGGGGTAGACGTGGTGCGTCACGATGTCGATCGCGCCCCCCGCGCGCTGGATGACCGCTGTCAGCCAGTCTGCCCAGTCGTAGGTCGAGAGGTGGGCAAGGTCTGGTGCGCAGATCAGAGCGCCGGGGTCCGCTGTGCGGATCGCCTCGATGGCCGGGAGAAGCAGTATCTCGAGATACTGGGTGCGTGTGCCTTCCCAGAAGCGGGGGAGATTGGGCTCGTTCCAGATGCCCCAGGCGTCGACCCTGCCGCGGTATCGCGAGGCCACCAGGTAGCAGAACTCCTGCCATTCGGTAGAGTCTTTGGGCACGCCAGAGAACGCCGAACCCGAGGTGGCCCAACCGGGGGTCGAGCCAAAACTGGCGTAGATTCGAAGCCCTCGCGCCTCGAGCCGGTCGATGAGCCTGTCGTACCTTTGCCAGCTGTAGGCGTCCCGCTCCGGCTCGATCACCATCCATTCGAAATCGACTCTCACCCAGGTGATGCCGGCCTCGACGATCTCGTCGGCGATTGGGTCGAGTGGCACGTGCGCGTTGATGCCGAAGGTTGATGCCTGTGACGGACTCGCGCTCAAAACGAACAGGGCAAGAGTTCCCAAGACCAGAAATGGGTGCCGCTTCGCGGTTCGGGATGATATCGATCGATTCTTCATCGTCGCGTCGTGATGCCGTCAAGCGACTTCGGGCAGATACTTCTCGCGAGCCAGGCGCCAGAACACGACCAGAAACGCGGTCAGCGGGATCGCCAGAATCATGCCCATGATCCCGTTGAGAGCGGTGCCCCAGAAGAAGATCGCGATGATGATGACCACCGGGTGGAGACCGGTACGATCGCCCATGATCTTGGGTGTGAGGAGATAGCCTTCGATCAGTTGCACCGTGCCGACCACTACGAGCACCAGCAGCACGCGCACGATTCCGCCGTCCTCTTGGAAAAACGCGAGCGGTATCGCGGTGCAGAGGCCGATGATGTTGCCCAGGTACGGGACGATGTTGAGGAATCCAAGGGCGAGCCCTATGACAAAGCCGTACTTCAGTCCGACCAGTGTGAAACCGATTGCGAAAAGCAGGCCCTGCACGGATGCAATGACCAATTGGCCGCGGAAGAAGGCAACGATGATGTTGACGAATTCCTCGAAGAGATAGAGCAGGTCCTGACGTGTTTCCGGTTTGAGGAAGGGAAGGAACCGCTCGAGATTACCGATTTGAGAGGTGTCGGCCATGAGGAAGAAGGCGAAGTAAATCGGTGTCACTACCCACCCGAGGAGGGCTGCGATTTTCGACAGAACGCCGGCGCCAGCGGAAACCACCCGCTCGCCAACGAATTGGACCGCATCGACCACCGCTCCGCCCTGTCCCTCGACCGCATCGCCGAACGCCTGGCCGAGCGGCGTCTCGTTGAAGAACTGGACCAGGCCAGGGGCACGTTCGCGCGCCCATGCGATGGCTGATTGCCACCACGCGGGGAACGCCTCGACAAGTCCCTTGACCTGTTCGACCAACAGGTCGCCGAAAAACCACGCGAGAGCAGCGACGGGGATGATGAAAGACAGGAAAACCACGATGACTGCCGGGACTGGCCCGAGCTTCAGCTTCGTCGAAATAAACTCGTAATACGGTTTGACGACCAGGGCGGCGACGGCCGCGACCGCGAGAGGTAGGAATACCGCCGAGAACTTCGCGAGAAACGCGCCGACGATCCAGAAGAGAGCCCCTACCGCGACGATAATGACAACAGTCGCCAGAATCGTGATCGCAGCGGCAATTGTCTTGCGCTGTCGCTCGCTGAACTCGATGGCCATCCAACCTCCGGATGCAGATGATAGCAAGATTGCGACCGAAAGAATTAGGAACTAGGAATTAGGAATTCGGAATTTCCACACGCACCCCCGAAAGAGAGGGTCCGGTGGAGGAGAATTCAAAATTGAGAATTCTCAAATGGTGGCCATTCTTCCCGGATCGGTGTCAAGCCGCTGACCGGGCGAGGTCACGGTCGATTTGGTGGGCGGGTGTGAGAAAGCGCAGATTCGCGTAGAACTCGGCACGATCGATGAACTCGCCGATCGCTGCTCCAAGCATGGCCACTGGGGCTGGAATCAAACCAGTTGCCGCGAGGGCGATTGCCGGAAAGAGCCCGACACCGATGCGGATCGGGGCGAGGGCGTTGCCGCCTGGCCTCGGCCGTTTGTTCCGCGCGAGATAGAGCACGAGCTTGAGCACCACCACCGGCCAGAGGATGGCCGGGTTGCCGGCAAGAATGCCGACGTAAAGCGCGGCCGTGAGCGTCGCCATGGCACTGTGGGGCACGGTATGAACCGGTTGGTCGGGTGCCCGGTAGACCATGTCCATGGCGAACATCGAGGCAAAACCGATGCATGCGATCGCCTGTTGCGGCCAGAAGACCGTCCTCGCGCCCATCAGGCTGACACAGGCGGCGGCGAAGAAGCTCGAAAAAAGGACGACCTCTCGGCTCACCCAGGATCGGCGCAGGTTGAGCGGCGCACGCCACGCACGCGAGATTCGCCCGAGGTGAAGGGTGCTGATCCCCATCGCGAGCAGCCCCGCAACGGAGAACACCGGCAGAGAAACCCTCGTGAAATCTGCTGCGGATGCGGTGAACCACGCCACTAACATGGCAGCTACCCAGGAAAAGAAAAGCAGAGACCACTCGTTTCTCAGACCGCTCCAGTCGATCGAGGAGGGTCGGGCGGGGAAATTGAAGGCGACAGGAGCCGCTGTCATGGCTGGGGCCGTCTCGTGCCGCGAGCCTTCGAAGCGCACCGCAGGTCGCAGGCCGGTGTCCGGGAAGCCCGGCTGATGGTTCGCCACCGGTGTGTTGATCCGCTCGAAATCGAGCGCATCGGTGGGGCATGCCGAAACGCATGCCGGACGCCGCCCCTGTTGCAGCCTCTCGTGGCAGAACGTACATTTCTCCATCAACCCGGATACCGGGTCGAAACGAGGTGCGTCGTAGGGGCAGACCCAGGAGCAGTAGCGACACCCCATGCACCGCTCCCGGTGGATCAATACCGCACCGGACTCGGGCTCTATGACGTATGCGTCGGCCGGACAGTTCGCCTGGCAGGCGGGGTCGAAACAGTGGTTGCAGGCGAGGCTGAGGTGGAAGACCGGTTGCGTTGCCAGTCTCTGGTGATTGAAGGTGTAAACACCACGCCAGTTTGATTCCGCGGCGACGGGGTTCTCGTTGTTGCACGCGACCACGCAGGCCGCACAGCCGGTGCATCGGTCGAGGTCGAGCACGAAGGAGCCATGGCTGCCGCCCGCCATCAGGTGGGTTCCACCTCGACCGCGTTGTCGTGAAAGGCCGCGCCGTGCCCCATGTCCGTTTCCCGAGCGGCGGAGAGGCGGTTCACTCCGCCACCTTCCGAGAGCCACCATCCGTTGTGGACCACCACGCACCCCGGTTTCAGGCTGTGGTCGATCCTCACCACGAGCTCGAGTGAGCCACGGCGGTTGAAGATCCGAGCATGATCGCCGTCGGTCAGTGCGCGGTCCGCGGCATCAACCGGGCTCATCTCGAGGACAGGATCGGGATCGAGCCCGCGTATCGTCGGAAGGTTGCCGAACTGTGAGTGAATACGGTTCTTGGTGTTCGGTGTCAGAATATGGAGAGGGAATCCTTCAGCACTGCCGCGTTCCGGCCGTTCGGCGGGCGGTTTCCACAACGGCAACGGATTGCTTCCCCACCGTAGCTCGGCCTCCGTGGAGAGCAGCTCGATCTTGCCCGAGGGAGTGGGGAAGACGAGGTCCTCCCAGGCAACCTCCTGGGTGCCTGGTGCGAGGATCGGGCCGCAGCGAAGACTGTCGAGGGAGATGTCGGGGAATTCCTCGAGCCGCTGCTCGAGCCAGGTTTCGAGCGCGGAATCGGAAGGGAAGGGTATTGCAGCTGCAACCTCGTCCCGGGGCAGCTCGAGCCGTTGCGCCAGCTCCCAGTAGATTTCCGTCTCGGGTCGGACCTCCCCGGGGGGATTGATCAGCTTGTCCTTGATCTGGATATAGGGGTGCCAATAGGCACCGATGACGTCAGTCTGCTCGAACATGGTCTTCGCCGGCAGAACGATATCGGCCTCGCGGGCGGTGTCGGTGAGAAACTGGTCGACGACCACGCGAAAATCGAGCCGCCGAAATGCTTCGACGACCGAATGGGTGTCTGGGTTCTGGGTCACCGGGTTGCCACGTTCGACCCAGGCGACCTTGAGCCCCGGGTCACGCTGCTCAAGCATCTGGGGTCCCAGGCGCGCAGTCGAGATCGAAACTCTTATCGGGTGGTCGTCGATTTCGGGGGGGTAGAGTGCGAGCGGATCTCTGATCGTACTGAAGACATCGCTCTGAAGATTGGCGTAGATCCAACCCGACCCGGCTTTGCCCAGATTCCCGGTGATGGCGAGAAGGGCGATTATTGCGCGCATGGTCTGCGCCGAGTTCGTGTACCTCTGCATCCCGAACCCTGCACAAATGCTGCACGGAGCTCGCGAAGCGACCAGACTCGCAAGGTCATCGATGACGTCCTCCGGCACGTCGGTGATGTCGGCAACGCGGTCGGGCGGAAAGTCGCGGACCATGGCAGCGAACTCCGGGAACCCATGTACGTGCTCACGGATGAAGTCTTCGTCGATCGCGCCACGCGCGATCAGCAGATGGGCGACGCCGAGCGCTAGCGCCCCGTCGGTGCCGGGTCTGACTTGCACCAGGAGCTCGGCGCTCTCCGCCGATTGTGTTCGCCGGGGATCGATGACGACGACGCGCGCGCCGCGTTCCACCGCGTCTTCGACGAATCGCATCTGATGGACATTGGTTTCGGCGGGGTTCTTGCCCCAGAAAATGATCAGTCGGGCGTTGACGAGATCCCATGGGGCGTTGTGCTTGTTTTCGCCGAGGGTGAGGCGCGTCGCTTCGAGACCGGCCGGCCAGCAGAGATCTCCGTAGGTCGTGGTGCAACCACCAAATAGACGCCAGAACTCCTTCGCAACACCGTTCAGCAGCCCCTTTGTGCCGCTCCCGTTATAGAAGAAGACGCTGCGCGGACCGAATTCCTCGCGTGCTCGGCTGAGCTCGCTGGAGATACGGGAGATCGCCGAGTCCCACGAAATGGCCTCGAAGTCACCGGACGGGGTGCGCCGAAGCGGCTGGAGGATCCGCTCGTTCGAGTACACGCGTTCGATGTATGAGAGACCCTTGAGGCACACGCCCTCCGATGTAGCGCGGTTGCCGGAGTGTGACTCGATGGCCCGGATCTTTCCATTTTCCACCTCGACACGCATGCCGCAGGTTGAGTAACAGTTTCTCGGGCACGCGGTGGTAAATACATCTCCCACCGCACGAGTATAGGTTGAACCCTGCGGCTATCATCCTTCGCCAGGTGGCAAGTCTCATTTCCCTGTGAAACCGAATGAGCAAGCAGTAACCGTCATCGCCATTGCCAATTCGATCGGGGAACACCGTGAGCGAACGACGAAAACGGTGGAGAAAGCAAAGGCGCGCCGATGAAAAGGCCACAGATCCCTTGATCGTACGCTTTCCGCTTCGTCCTCAGGCCTTCTCTGTGACAGATCGCTCAACCGGTCGGGATGGCATCGCAAAACCGTGTTGCAGCATCGCTCGGAATGACGGATTGACGATGCATCGCGCGCTGTCAGCGGTCGGTGACGTACTCCGCCAAATTCCTCCAGAATTCGAGGTTGGGAGCCTGTCCCCCCGGGGCACCGAGAATTCCGAGGTCCGCGAGCACCAACACCTCCCCGGCGCCCGCATTTGCCAGCGCGACCACCGGATGGACGCCGACGCGGGCCAGCATTTCGAACTCGGGAGCGGAGAATCGAACGGCGTTGTCGTCTGCCAGCTGCAGATCGGGGATCCCGGCGACTAACTCGTGGTTGGACGTGATTGTGGCAGTCGTCTGGGCGAGGCCCAAATGGCCCACGGTGAAGCTCACGCCGAAGCGTTCGGCCAGCAAGTTGGCGTCTTCCCAATCCTCGTTGTCCTCGTAGGCGTAGTTGACGTACTTGAGGCGACGAGCGCTGTTGGTGATGATGAGCAGCCCTCCATCACGGACCCAGTCTTCGAGTAGATCGACCTCGGCGATCGTCCAGGCCTCGTCGTAG belongs to Acidobacteriota bacterium and includes:
- a CDS encoding TonB-dependent receptor, translating into MFHSRVEEEGAQMFRKSHVSTVLVVVAAMLFVCGVQAQTTTGRIVGAVTDVSGQSLPGVTITISSPALIGGAQTRITDQDGGFQFVSLHPGAYDVKAELAGFVGQERQEVKVPLGGAASLDIVMPEGRFEGSIEVRAETPVVDPTQVNTEQIFDQSFMQNAAVGSDNRDYLLIVNQAAGVTGGDNPNVFGSTLAENVYYIDGLDTTDPVASTWGTLYNFDAIAEVEIQTSGFEAEYGRATGGLVNLVTKSGGNDFSGTLDIRYSDSGFQESGDHYDASSLDSSYQDIAATLGGPISRDKLWFFVAYEFINSEQTPVDSPATRDFEGQTYNAKLTWQAASNWRLVARASGDPAEIANDNASQFVTPEAMARQKQGADVYAIELNAVLADNLIWNTVAGAYRSMLDVVPMSGDLQTPSHFDYATFLTTANYPNQQYTKRNRDDLATDLTWFLGDLAGSHELKVGFQYSGTDFPGASCYTGTDGGACSPGTTGHSYEDFAAMPYFMWEGVTAGVQDYEGKLYTAYLQDSWRVLSNLTLKLGVRHDQVSYDNNASREIADMSKTQPRLGVAWDITNDAKNVIRGNWGRFMHPASLTLPYVLRAGNEPAYLWSSCMSLGGFYLGITDPAECETMAGLFGLQYRPNDPDGLDPFGWFLLPWDVYGLEETLVQADLRPTYADTLSLSYEREVGRRASVELTYVDKKTRDIFEDTCAGNYPEPSANAPCVEYLLANLPDLARDYEGYIVRFETRSFSWLTLLASYTYSKSRGNLEWSQGANADFDIYPWHWENRYGYLSDHRAHRVKLNGFFYIKGDWTIAFDGFWSSAFTWEPQATPFDNPEISYDVYFLEPRGSREAFDAYSLNLQLSKGFNFGNSLRLVLIGTVYNTFSTEYGTDVCSLSMGCGGFEMGDATDWSLPRSYELGFRLEF
- a CDS encoding 1-acyl-sn-glycerol-3-phosphate acyltransferase, with protein sequence MAKNTWPDVPATMPTRGWGWGKVMGRTMLSRAGWGFEGEIPSISKGVIIVAPHTSNWDFVVGAAGMLALDLDIRFLGKHTLFQGPLAPLMRGLGGIPVDRSQVGGGVVEDMAALFEQEEQLLLALAPEGTRSSVERWKTGFHRIALAASVPVVAVALDYVNKKIRFGPCMKVTDDLEHDLEVFQHFFSDAGGKRGNPEGPSA
- a CDS encoding carbon-nitrogen hydrolase family protein encodes the protein MRIALVQQHATDDREDNVRRGLEALQRAADGGADLVCFAELAFEPFYPQRPATGNPKVLAQEIPGPVTEAFAGAAGQRGVVVVLNVYERDGDRCYDSSPVIDADGALLGRARMVHITDYPCFHEKGYYAPGDTGAPVFETKVGRIGVSICYDRHYPEYMRALALAGAHLVVVPQAGAVDEWPDGLYEAELRVAAFQNGYFTALCNRVGVEDCLEFAGESFVCAPDGTVLARAPRGEDHILFADIDPAEVLDSHARKLFLRDRRPELYADWLG
- a CDS encoding cellulase family glycosylhydrolase, producing MKNRSISSRTAKRHPFLVLGTLALFVLSASPSQASTFGINAHVPLDPIADEIVEAGITWVRVDFEWMVIEPERDAYSWQRYDRLIDRLEARGLRIYASFGSTPGWATSGSAFSGVPKDSTEWQEFCYLVASRYRGRVDAWGIWNEPNLPRFWEGTRTQYLEILLLPAIEAIRTADPGALICAPDLAHLSTYDWADWLTAVIQRAGGAIDIVTHHVYPSYGRASEITYDLDQKPDLPLSSPSVRDLLRDTGWWGRPFWLTETGIETEEYSENRQATFYENLLADWFGPHPEAGWMDRIFFYHMFDGPQPAPTSFGIIEDGAVLRRKPAFFAYQHFISEAEIDDAEIVAHAIPAFIGSDSMLEVSVTVRNTGTTTWTAASGHIFDLQTETYAWAIATELIGPDVEVPPGETHEFWIEVQAAPDLSGEPTREVTLEGRMILGNGHRFGDPLRLRIVQTDLPEPAVTLQPRSVTVREGSRTHFAIETHSESPVRYRWRRNSVELEDGEGITGSRTKWLRIRHVDQSLVGDFDCIVTNDAGSVFTLPARLSLGEVLPYRPTGRLSPN
- a CDS encoding AI-2E family transporter, whose protein sequence is MAIEFSERQRKTIAAAITILATVVIIVAVGALFWIVGAFLAKFSAVFLPLAVAAVAALVVKPYYEFISTKLKLGPVPAVIVVFLSFIIPVAALAWFFGDLLVEQVKGLVEAFPAWWQSAIAWARERAPGLVQFFNETPLGQAFGDAVEGQGGAVVDAVQFVGERVVSAGAGVLSKIAALLGWVVTPIYFAFFLMADTSQIGNLERFLPFLKPETRQDLLYLFEEFVNIIVAFFRGQLVIASVQGLLFAIGFTLVGLKYGFVIGLALGFLNIVPYLGNIIGLCTAIPLAFFQEDGGIVRVLLVLVVVGTVQLIEGYLLTPKIMGDRTGLHPVVIIIAIFFWGTALNGIMGMILAIPLTAFLVVFWRLAREKYLPEVA
- a CDS encoding 4Fe-4S dicluster domain-containing protein encodes the protein MAGGSHGSFVLDLDRCTGCAACVVACNNENPVAAESNWRGVYTFNHQRLATQPVFHLSLACNHCFDPACQANCPADAYVIEPESGAVLIHRERCMGCRYCSWVCPYDAPRFDPVSGLMEKCTFCHERLQQGRRPACVSACPTDALDFERINTPVANHQPGFPDTGLRPAVRFEGSRHETAPAMTAAPVAFNFPARPSSIDWSGLRNEWSLLFFSWVAAMLVAWFTASAADFTRVSLPVFSVAGLLAMGISTLHLGRISRAWRAPLNLRRSWVSREVVLFSSFFAAACVSLMGARTVFWPQQAIACIGFASMFAMDMVYRAPDQPVHTVPHSAMATLTAALYVGILAGNPAILWPVVVLKLVLYLARNKRPRPGGNALAPIRIGVGLFPAIALAATGLIPAPVAMLGAAIGEFIDRAEFYANLRFLTPAHQIDRDLARSAA
- a CDS encoding molybdopterin-dependent oxidoreductase — its product is MGDVFTTACPRNCYSTCGMRVEVENGKIRAIESHSGNRATSEGVCLKGLSYIERVYSNERILQPLRRTPSGDFEAISWDSAISRISSELSRAREEFGPRSVFFYNGSGTKGLLNGVAKEFWRLFGGCTTTYGDLCWPAGLEATRLTLGENKHNAPWDLVNARLIIFWGKNPAETNVHQMRFVEDAVERGARVVVIDPRRTQSAESAELLVQVRPGTDGALALGVAHLLIARGAIDEDFIREHVHGFPEFAAMVRDFPPDRVADITDVPEDVIDDLASLVASRAPCSICAGFGMQRYTNSAQTMRAIIALLAITGNLGKAGSGWIYANLQSDVFSTIRDPLALYPPEIDDHPIRVSISTARLGPQMLEQRDPGLKVAWVERGNPVTQNPDTHSVVEAFRRLDFRVVVDQFLTDTAREADIVLPAKTMFEQTDVIGAYWHPYIQIKDKLINPPGEVRPETEIYWELAQRLELPRDEVAAAIPFPSDSALETWLEQRLEEFPDISLDSLRCGPILAPGTQEVAWEDLVFPTPSGKIELLSTEAELRWGSNPLPLWKPPAERPERGSAEGFPLHILTPNTKNRIHSQFGNLPTIRGLDPDPVLEMSPVDAADRALTDGDHARIFNRRGSLELVVRIDHSLKPGCVVVHNGWWLSEGGGVNRLSAARETDMGHGAAFHDNAVEVEPT